In Dolichospermum flos-aquae CCAP 1403/13F, the following proteins share a genomic window:
- a CDS encoding GAF domain-containing protein, whose amino-acid sequence MQLPFDSAQGKPSFPEFENRSSYHPNQGLRKLLNRLVIKMQRDELIRQTTNHLRESLQANRVVLYYFYEQWQGQVTFESLSADEYSILGFTGPSGCFNHEYAALYLEGRVRAIADIELEAIQDCHRDFLRSMQVRANLVVPILIPRGLWGLLVAHHCQSSRNWTVADIELMQTAARTLATDSNILKS is encoded by the coding sequence GTGCAACTTCCTTTCGACTCCGCTCAAGGTAAACCTTCTTTCCCAGAATTTGAAAATCGCTCAAGTTACCACCCCAATCAGGGTTTGCGAAAATTACTTAATCGTCTTGTCATCAAAATGCAACGGGATGAACTGATCAGACAAACGACAAATCACCTGAGAGAATCACTTCAGGCTAATCGTGTAGTATTGTATTATTTCTATGAACAATGGCAAGGGCAGGTAACATTTGAATCATTGAGTGCTGATGAATATTCGATTCTTGGTTTTACCGGACCAAGCGGTTGTTTTAACCATGAATATGCTGCTTTGTACTTAGAAGGAAGAGTAAGAGCGATCGCTGATATAGAATTAGAAGCAATTCAGGATTGTCACCGTGATTTTCTTCGCAGTATGCAAGTTCGCGCTAATTTGGTAGTACCAATTTTGATACCAAGAGGATTATGGGGACTATTAGTAGCACATCATTGTCAAAGTTCCCGTAATTGGACTGTAGCAGATATTGAACTAATGCAAACAGCAGCGCGAACTTTAGCCACAGACTCTAACATTTTAAAGAGTTAA
- a CDS encoding Eco57I restriction-modification methylase domain-containing protein, with product MNQQFSKTLFQKKTLKNALVNFKFPSDLEERHKIIKKWIEALNSGTLNQVKEVSLHGDFLKDIFQDVLGYSSIIAGGGKLWEIHAEQTIADGGGSADAAVGFFTATENNKGKVKLQGKVVAPIELKGTKDDLDRPAPGRKESAVDQGWRYANYTPDCHWIIISNYRELRLYHTNKTPAYYEKFLLVDLANLEEFKRFYFLLCRENFLPIKDVSKIDTLLVTSEEAQEDITKKLYEEYKQVRLNIVKDFRFRFGSKLNIPNRDQVLIEKAQKTLDRILFIAFCEYRGLLPEKTIAKAHDSKDAYNPRRIWENYKAVFRWVDQGNEDPPIPGYNGGLFQYDPILDAQLDIPDPLCTKLKKLTRFDFDSEVSVDILGRIFEQSITDLEELKADVAKQEFDRKQGKRKKLGVFYTPAYITQYIVEVAIGGYLQNREDELREKFKLGEFTDTAENQKREIEFWQSYRDEVLVKTRVIDPACGSGAFLIAAFDYFASQYQRVNDNLQFLKHQTTENMELDKTILSNNLFGVDLSPESVEITKLSLWLKTATQGKTLTYLDDNIKIGNSIINDAKITDLPFNWENEFPQIFAEGGFDVVIGNPPYIRQELLSPFKPYLQENYQTYDGVADIYIYFYEKGLNLLKPAGIISYIVTNKWLRSGYGEPLRRFFSQESVFEQIIDFGHAPIFEDADTFPCIIAARKSEVSNTENEEKSVLICAVPRGELKNINLIQYVQNPENSFTIPWSRFTANAWSLEPPAVDDLMRKIQRVGVPLKEFAGVKPICGIKTGFNEAFFIDDATKNKLVQADPKCAEIIKPLLRGQDIKRWIPEWDKVWIIFAHKDIDIEQYPVIKEHLEIYRNKLEARAGKQSWWQLQASPSSYHLFEEPKIIWQDLAFHSRFCLDKQNVFIDMTCFALPCSDLWLLAVLNSPLMWSWLWRNTIHGKDEVLRLKNIYTENIPIAQPTEKIRAEVEAIVTRLIEITKLNGQVYKDVLDWLQIEYKIEKLGNKLEDFATLEFPDFVEEVRKRMVRKTTAKKIIPPLDISAFTVLRKAHNDYVPEINSRKNEALKLEQRLSDLINQAYQLTPEEIDLMWKTAPPRMPQLLE from the coding sequence ATGAATCAACAATTTTCTAAAACTTTATTTCAGAAAAAGACGTTAAAAAATGCCTTGGTTAATTTTAAATTTCCGTCAGATTTGGAAGAACGGCACAAAATTATTAAAAAATGGATTGAAGCTTTAAATTCAGGGACTCTTAATCAAGTAAAAGAAGTTTCTTTGCATGGTGATTTTCTCAAAGATATCTTTCAAGATGTTTTAGGTTATTCTTCCATTATTGCAGGTGGTGGCAAACTTTGGGAAATTCACGCAGAACAAACTATTGCTGACGGTGGGGGTTCTGCTGATGCTGCTGTGGGCTTTTTTACCGCTACAGAAAATAACAAAGGAAAGGTAAAATTACAGGGTAAAGTTGTTGCACCAATTGAGTTAAAAGGGACAAAAGATGATTTAGATAGACCCGCACCAGGAAGAAAAGAATCCGCCGTTGATCAGGGTTGGCGCTATGCTAATTATACACCTGATTGTCATTGGATTATTATTTCTAATTATCGAGAATTACGATTATATCATACCAATAAAACTCCGGCTTATTATGAAAAGTTTTTATTAGTTGATTTGGCAAATTTAGAGGAATTTAAAAGATTTTATTTTTTGCTTTGTCGGGAAAACTTTTTACCAATTAAAGATGTATCTAAAATTGATACTTTGTTAGTAACTTCTGAGGAAGCACAAGAGGACATTACTAAAAAACTTTATGAAGAATATAAACAAGTTAGATTAAATATAGTTAAAGATTTCCGGTTTCGTTTTGGTAGTAAGTTGAATATTCCTAACCGTGATCAAGTATTAATTGAGAAAGCACAAAAAACATTAGACAGAATTTTATTTATTGCTTTTTGTGAGTATAGAGGATTATTGCCAGAAAAGACAATTGCTAAAGCTCATGATAGCAAAGATGCTTATAATCCGCGACGAATTTGGGAAAATTATAAAGCCGTTTTTCGTTGGGTTGACCAAGGTAATGAAGATCCACCAATACCCGGTTATAATGGTGGTTTATTTCAATATGATCCAATTTTAGATGCACAATTAGATATTCCCGATCCTTTATGTACTAAACTTAAAAAACTAACACGCTTTGATTTTGATTCAGAAGTTTCTGTAGATATTTTAGGACGAATTTTTGAGCAGTCAATTACAGATTTAGAAGAATTAAAAGCTGATGTTGCTAAACAGGAATTTGATAGAAAACAAGGTAAACGGAAAAAGTTAGGCGTATTTTATACTCCCGCTTATATTACGCAATATATTGTCGAAGTTGCAATTGGTGGATATTTACAAAACCGTGAAGATGAATTAAGAGAAAAGTTTAAATTAGGGGAATTTACAGATACAGCAGAAAATCAAAAACGGGAAATTGAATTTTGGCAAAGTTACAGAGACGAAGTATTAGTAAAAACGCGAGTTATTGATCCTGCTTGTGGTTCTGGTGCGTTTCTAATTGCAGCTTTTGATTATTTTGCAAGTCAGTATCAACGAGTTAATGATAATTTGCAATTTCTGAAACATCAAACTACAGAAAATATGGAATTAGATAAAACTATTCTCAGTAATAATTTATTTGGGGTTGATTTATCTCCAGAGTCGGTAGAAATTACTAAGTTATCTTTGTGGTTAAAAACTGCAACTCAGGGAAAAACTTTAACTTATTTGGACGATAATATTAAAATCGGTAATTCCATCATTAATGATGCAAAAATCACAGATTTACCATTTAATTGGGAAAATGAATTTCCCCAGATATTTGCTGAAGGTGGTTTTGATGTGGTTATTGGAAATCCTCCTTATATTCGTCAGGAGTTATTATCACCATTTAAACCTTATTTACAGGAAAATTATCAAACTTATGACGGAGTTGCAGATATTTATATTTATTTCTATGAAAAGGGTTTAAATCTGCTCAAACCAGCAGGAATTATTTCTTATATTGTCACTAATAAATGGTTACGTTCTGGTTATGGTGAACCTTTGCGACGGTTCTTTTCTCAAGAAAGTGTCTTTGAACAAATTATTGATTTTGGACACGCACCAATTTTTGAAGACGCTGATACTTTTCCTTGTATTATCGCTGCGAGGAAATCTGAAGTTTCAAATACAGAGAATGAGGAAAAATCGGTTTTAATTTGTGCTGTTCCCCGTGGGGAGTTGAAAAATATTAACCTCATTCAATATGTGCAGAATCCAGAAAACAGTTTTACTATTCCTTGGTCGCGGTTTACTGCTAATGCTTGGAGTTTAGAACCTCCTGCGGTTGATGATTTAATGCGGAAAATTCAACGGGTAGGAGTTCCGTTAAAGGAGTTTGCTGGAGTTAAACCGATATGTGGAATAAAAACAGGTTTTAATGAGGCTTTTTTCATAGATGATGCTACTAAGAATAAATTAGTTCAAGCTGACCCAAAATGCGCGGAAATCATCAAGCCATTATTGAGAGGTCAAGATATTAAAAGATGGATTCCTGAATGGGATAAAGTTTGGATAATTTTTGCTCACAAAGATATAGATATAGAACAATATCCTGTGATTAAAGAACATTTAGAAATTTATAGAAATAAGTTAGAGGCTAGAGCAGGTAAACAGTCATGGTGGCAATTACAAGCATCACCATCATCTTATCATCTTTTTGAAGAACCTAAAATTATTTGGCAGGATTTAGCTTTTCATTCACGATTTTGTTTAGATAAACAAAATGTATTCATAGACATGACTTGTTTTGCTTTACCTTGTTCTGATTTATGGTTGCTTGCTGTTCTCAATTCACCTCTTATGTGGTCATGGTTGTGGAGAAATACAATTCATGGTAAAGATGAAGTATTACGTCTGAAAAACATTTATACAGAAAATATTCCGATTGCACAACCCACAGAAAAAATCCGCGCAGAAGTAGAAGCAATTGTCACCCGGTTAATTGAAATTACCAAACTCAACGGACAAGTTTATAAAGATGTTCTTGACTGGTTGCAAATAGAATACAAAATTGAGAAACTGGGCAATAAATTAGAAGATTTTGCTACTTTGGAATTTCCAGACTTTGTAGAAGAAGTGAGAAAAAGAATGGTAAGGAAAACAACTGCAAAAAAAATTATACCTCCTCTAGATATATCTGCTTTTACAGTTTTGCGTAAAGCACATAATGATTATGTTCCCGAAATTAACAGCCGGAAAAACGAAGCTTTAAAATTAGAACAGCGTCTTTCTGATTTAATTAATCAAGCGTATCAACTCACACCGGAAGAAATTGATTTAATGTGGAAAACAGCACCACCAAGAATGCCGCAATTGTTAGAATAA
- a CDS encoding Uma2 family endonuclease: MLQTPIKTLTLDEFLKLPETKPAREFINGEIIQKPMPQGKHSTVQSDFVSAANTVLKPQRIARAYSELRCTFGGRSIVPDIAIFTWERIPRDENGEVSNTFAIPPDWTIEILSPEQSQTKVVRNILHCLSHGTQMGWLIDPAEKLVFVYFNDQRILLFELETDSLPVPSFAESFNLTVGQLFGWLNE, translated from the coding sequence ATGCTTCAAACTCCTATCAAAACCTTAACCCTTGATGAATTTCTCAAATTGCCAGAAACCAAACCAGCAAGGGAATTTATTAACGGTGAAATCATTCAAAAACCCATGCCTCAAGGAAAACATAGCACAGTTCAAAGCGATTTTGTTTCTGCGGCTAATACGGTTCTCAAACCCCAGCGTATAGCCCGTGCATACTCTGAATTACGCTGTACCTTTGGCGGTAGATCCATTGTACCTGATATTGCCATCTTCACTTGGGAACGCATTCCCCGCGATGAAAATGGTGAAGTTTCTAATACTTTTGCTATCCCTCCTGACTGGACAATTGAAATACTTTCTCCTGAACAAAGTCAAACTAAAGTTGTGCGGAATATCCTCCATTGTCTTAGTCATGGTACTCAAATGGGTTGGCTAATTGACCCCGCAGAAAAATTAGTTTTTGTCTATTTTAATGATCAACGTATTCTATTATTTGAACTAGAAACAGATAGCTTACCTGTTCCATCTTTTGCAGAATCATTTAATCTTACAGTAGGTCAACTTTTCGGTTGGCTAAATGAATAA
- a CDS encoding COP23 domain-containing protein, which translates to MSLQSLRFLLLSSLGCSVFFGNTVAFAQVVVPTVPSGSTTVPSGSSTTIPTSTTVDSSKRFSCQYKNGQPTVMYQPQSQPGQYFAWAAPQTLGGNWDAQRRCETIAGRLELYRPDGLQELQIAVENSENIICVTTESQPNCRIVLTVPRGKDPYTIRNSVFQNLTTADSGQQTIAVNTYTNRNRGNGDSLYSLGQTLLGGKNQVSSAKQGINLKPYLDPKDGGTGGKLRNGVEIRRNTNTTRQAPSRLNPSKFR; encoded by the coding sequence ATGTCATTACAATCACTTCGGTTTTTATTGTTGAGTAGTCTTGGTTGTTCTGTCTTTTTTGGTAATACTGTAGCTTTTGCTCAAGTTGTTGTGCCTACAGTTCCATCAGGTTCTACTACAGTTCCATCAGGCTCATCAACCACCATACCAACTTCCACCACAGTTGACAGTAGTAAAAGGTTTAGTTGTCAATATAAGAATGGACAACCTACGGTCATGTATCAGCCCCAAAGTCAACCTGGACAATATTTTGCTTGGGCTGCACCTCAAACTTTAGGCGGGAATTGGGATGCTCAAAGACGTTGTGAAACGATCGCCGGCCGTTTAGAATTATATCGCCCCGATGGATTACAAGAATTACAAATAGCTGTAGAAAATAGCGAAAATATTATCTGTGTCACCACTGAATCTCAGCCCAATTGTCGAATTGTCTTGACAGTACCCCGTGGTAAAGATCCCTATACTATTCGCAATAGTGTATTCCAAAACCTAACTACCGCTGATAGTGGACAACAGACTATTGCCGTTAATACCTACACCAATCGTAACAGAGGTAATGGAGATAGCTTGTATAGCCTGGGACAAACGCTTTTAGGTGGTAAAAATCAGGTGAGTTCTGCTAAACAGGGCATTAATTTGAAACCTTATCTTGATCCTAAAGACGGTGGTACAGGCGGAAAACTGAGAAATGGAGTAGAAATTAGACGTAATACCAATACCACACGCCAAGCTCCCAGCCGTCTAAATCCTAGCAAATTTCGTTAA
- a CDS encoding rhodanese-like domain-containing protein translates to MKIRLCLTVILSSFCIFICAFFGVTYNSSAVALPLSPTQKIAVIDTSNAEELTTVDNYLKSIPGNYYTVGKVEELQQLLKQNHIFLVDVREPFEYESGHIGNAINIPLRTLVQNLDKIPKKQPVVVYCSAGYRSAMAVMSLHLLGYENVRGFPPSMNGWKAANTALVK, encoded by the coding sequence ATGAAAATTCGACTTTGTTTAACTGTAATTCTATCGAGTTTCTGCATATTTATTTGTGCCTTTTTTGGTGTTACCTATAACTCATCAGCCGTAGCATTGCCTTTATCACCAACGCAGAAAATCGCAGTAATAGATACTTCTAATGCTGAAGAGCTAACAACAGTGGATAATTACCTCAAATCCATACCTGGAAACTATTACACAGTAGGGAAAGTGGAAGAGTTGCAACAGTTGTTGAAACAAAATCATATTTTTCTGGTGGATGTCAGAGAACCTTTTGAGTATGAATCGGGTCATATTGGTAATGCTATCAATATTCCTTTGCGGACATTGGTGCAAAACCTCGACAAGATCCCGAAAAAACAGCCTGTAGTAGTTTACTGTTCCGCTGGTTATCGTTCCGCAATGGCGGTTATGTCTTTACACTTGTTGGGCTATGAGAATGTGCGAGGTTTCCCACCCAGCATGAATGGTTGGAAAGCAGCTAATACAGCATTGGTAAAATAA
- the topA gene encoding type I DNA topoisomerase has protein sequence MPKRLLVVESPGKVKKLSQILGADWIVRASCGHIRELSNEGDDSLGFTMDGNTVRCNYIPRDQRAKETIQQLKAAVRQVDEVVLATDPDREGETIAWHLKETLGLKDPKRVVYTEITPSAVRNAIAHPRKLDTNLIGAGLCRDCLDKLVGYKGSPLVWALNNGAKSVGRVQSATLHLICQREREILAFVPQDYWSVWVDYQEGFRAFYKGTANTEKETSEPETETHDDAASNNPEKPESKRVLSEAEANRLVEEAKRHPHQIIHLEGKLVYRQPPPPFTTSTLQQAAGSKLKFSPDKTMQVAQKLYEAGLITYMRTDSVMLSPEFCASARQWLEQNDPENVPQQVAKQRSSKTAQEAHEAIRPTDVFRPSVQLRAELPEDEFNLYVMIWKRAIASQCRPAQLRKTLVITKSGNILWQARGQVIEFYGYAKYWLNLSKDAVLPLLQQGQILTLAKAGHDQKQTQPPPRYSEPKLVQLMERKGIGRPSTYAPTIATLKKRNYVELKKDNLQPTALGLEVDEFLQKALPDLLEAEFTAKMEDALDAISEGKNSWQHYLTTWNQSYFVPALSKAKTVVVNSSTTGKNDNFVERKYETSKTRCPDCKNCLAKIPSSKVKKKYFLKCVSGCENIVLFWSDFHKKWEAPKTKTSADENAPKPSAKITAYPCPVCKKPLEEYSYLKDGQNKTMLRCSGQDSWKDTKHKDVAYFHTAKGWWSPKFGNLNDLNADERR, from the coding sequence ATGCCCAAACGTCTCCTAGTGGTTGAATCTCCCGGAAAAGTCAAAAAACTGAGTCAAATTCTCGGTGCAGATTGGATTGTCCGCGCTAGTTGTGGACATATCCGCGAACTCAGTAATGAGGGTGATGATTCACTAGGATTTACAATGGATGGTAATACTGTTCGCTGCAATTATATCCCCCGTGACCAACGGGCAAAAGAAACAATTCAACAATTAAAAGCCGCTGTTAGGCAAGTTGATGAAGTAGTTTTAGCTACAGACCCAGACAGAGAAGGAGAAACCATTGCTTGGCATCTTAAAGAAACGTTAGGATTAAAAGACCCCAAACGAGTCGTTTATACTGAGATTACACCATCAGCGGTGCGAAATGCGATCGCACACCCCCGAAAACTTGACACTAATTTAATCGGTGCCGGATTATGTCGAGATTGTCTTGATAAGTTGGTAGGTTACAAAGGTAGTCCCCTGGTTTGGGCATTAAATAACGGGGCAAAAAGTGTAGGTAGAGTTCAAAGCGCCACATTACACCTCATTTGTCAGCGCGAAAGAGAAATTCTGGCTTTTGTCCCCCAAGATTATTGGAGTGTGTGGGTAGATTATCAAGAAGGATTTCGGGCTTTTTACAAAGGTACGGCAAATACTGAGAAAGAAACATCAGAACCAGAAACAGAAACTCATGATGATGCAGCTAGTAACAACCCAGAAAAACCTGAATCTAAGCGCGTTCTCTCGGAAGCAGAAGCAAACAGATTAGTTGAGGAAGCAAAACGTCATCCACATCAAATTATTCACTTAGAAGGGAAACTCGTTTATCGTCAACCCCCTCCACCATTTACCACCTCTACCCTCCAACAAGCTGCCGGTTCAAAGTTGAAATTTTCCCCTGACAAAACCATGCAGGTGGCACAAAAGCTATATGAGGCAGGATTAATTACATATATGCGAACCGATTCAGTGATGTTGAGTCCTGAATTTTGTGCTAGTGCGCGTCAATGGTTGGAACAAAATGACCCTGAGAATGTCCCCCAGCAAGTAGCCAAGCAGCGCAGTAGTAAAACGGCTCAGGAAGCACATGAGGCTATTCGTCCCACAGATGTCTTTCGTCCTTCGGTGCAATTGCGGGCAGAATTACCTGAAGATGAGTTTAACCTATATGTGATGATTTGGAAAAGAGCGATCGCTTCCCAATGTCGTCCGGCACAACTTCGTAAAACGTTGGTAATTACGAAATCAGGTAATATCTTATGGCAAGCTAGAGGGCAGGTAATTGAATTTTACGGTTATGCAAAATATTGGCTGAATCTGAGCAAAGATGCCGTTTTACCTTTATTGCAACAGGGACAAATCCTAACTTTAGCCAAAGCTGGACATGACCAGAAACAAACCCAACCACCACCCAGATATAGCGAACCCAAACTTGTCCAATTAATGGAACGTAAAGGAATTGGTCGTCCTAGCACTTATGCTCCGACAATTGCTACTTTAAAGAAACGCAATTATGTGGAGTTGAAAAAAGATAATCTTCAACCCACAGCTTTGGGTTTAGAGGTTGATGAATTTTTACAAAAGGCTTTACCAGATTTATTAGAAGCGGAATTTACTGCTAAAATGGAAGATGCCTTAGATGCAATTTCTGAAGGAAAAAACTCTTGGCAACATTACCTAACTACTTGGAATCAAAGTTATTTTGTTCCTGCACTTTCCAAAGCTAAAACTGTGGTTGTTAATTCATCAACTACAGGTAAAAACGATAATTTTGTTGAGCGTAAATATGAAACTTCAAAAACTCGTTGTCCTGATTGTAAGAACTGTTTAGCGAAAATTCCCAGCAGTAAAGTTAAAAAGAAATACTTTCTTAAATGTGTGAGTGGTTGCGAAAACATTGTGCTATTTTGGAGTGATTTTCACAAAAAGTGGGAAGCACCGAAAACTAAAACATCTGCAGATGAAAATGCTCCCAAACCTTCAGCAAAAATCACTGCATATCCCTGTCCTGTATGCAAGAAACCTTTGGAGGAATACAGTTACCTCAAAGATGGGCAAAATAAAACTATGCTGCGGTGTTCTGGTCAGGATTCATGGAAGGATACCAAACATAAGGATGTGGCTTATTTTCATACTGCAAAAGGATGGTGGAGTCCTAAATTTGGGAATTTAAATGATTTAAACGCAGATGAACGCAGATAA
- the petC gene encoding cytochrome b6-f complex iron-sulfur subunit, whose protein sequence is MTDSLSLQIESPSMSRRQLLNFLTGAVVATTAGSVLYPAAKFFVAPTEVGGDGSILAKDIHGNLIPSSQILAEPVGTRALVAGLATEPTYLTIQSDATLHPWGIVDICTHLGCTFPWNPNDNQFQCPCHGSRYDPDGRVIRGPAPLPLKLVGVNLEGEYIRISPWTEIDPRTGEKPWWI, encoded by the coding sequence ATGACAGATAGTCTTTCTCTACAAATAGAAAGTCCCTCAATGTCGAGACGACAATTACTCAATTTTCTTACAGGTGCAGTTGTTGCCACTACAGCCGGCAGCGTATTGTATCCTGCGGCTAAATTCTTTGTTGCCCCCACAGAAGTGGGTGGAGATGGTTCTATCCTCGCCAAGGATATTCATGGAAATCTCATTCCTTCTAGCCAGATTTTAGCTGAACCCGTTGGCACTCGTGCTTTAGTTGCAGGTTTAGCAACAGAACCTACTTACCTCACAATCCAATCAGATGCTACTCTGCATCCTTGGGGAATTGTTGATATCTGTACCCATTTGGGTTGTACCTTTCCTTGGAATCCCAATGACAACCAATTTCAATGTCCCTGTCATGGTTCTCGTTATGATCCTGATGGCAGAGTAATAAGAGGTCCTGCACCTCTTCCCCTCAAGCTTGTTGGCGTTAACTTGGAAGGTGAGTATATCCGCATTTCTCCCTGGACAGAAATAGACCCCCGGACTGGTGAAAAACCTTGGTGGATTTAG
- a CDS encoding DsrE family protein yields METTVKDGVFIHISRGTEDPHRVLMALTLAEKMSEDKDVLVFFDIQGVEVALKDEKVIEFREFESAQTLLNKLIKKGILIYVCPMCLKAANHQLEDLMEGVKLAQKEAFFNFTQGRILSLNY; encoded by the coding sequence ATGGAAACTACAGTTAAGGATGGAGTCTTTATTCATATTAGTCGAGGAACAGAAGACCCCCACCGGGTATTGATGGCATTAACTCTAGCTGAAAAAATGTCTGAGGATAAAGATGTGCTAGTTTTTTTTGATATTCAAGGTGTAGAAGTTGCTCTTAAAGATGAGAAAGTAATTGAATTTAGGGAGTTTGAATCAGCGCAAACTTTGTTAAACAAGCTGATTAAAAAAGGGATTTTGATCTACGTCTGTCCGATGTGTTTAAAAGCAGCTAATCACCAACTAGAAGATTTGATGGAAGGGGTAAAATTAGCTCAAAAAGAAGCTTTCTTTAATTTTACTCAAGGACGTATTTTGTCTTTGAACTATTAA
- a CDS encoding DUF29 family protein, which yields MTQELIDLRNSILQGNYTDALAIVDELEGMSKQAILRNIESYLKILLIHLIKNKIEQRLTNSWMASIRNSIREIQKINLKENKRSYYVNEDEWENLIEEEVIEDAIADASLETMNGKYTRSQLSEILDRKEIITKAITFLSLTYTCSAKELPAIMDDYLNDCK from the coding sequence ATGACTCAAGAATTAATAGACCTCAGAAACAGCATTTTACAAGGAAATTATACAGATGCTTTAGCAATTGTAGATGAATTAGAAGGAATGAGTAAACAAGCAATATTGCGAAATATAGAATCGTATTTAAAGATTTTACTGATTCACTTGATTAAAAATAAAATAGAACAGCGATTAACAAATTCTTGGATGGCTTCTATTCGTAATTCAATTAGGGAAATTCAAAAAATTAATCTTAAAGAAAATAAAAGATCCTATTATGTGAATGAAGATGAATGGGAAAATTTAATTGAGGAAGAAGTAATTGAAGATGCGATCGCTGATGCTAGTCTAGAAACAATGAATGGTAAATACACTCGTTCTCAATTATCAGAAATTCTAGATAGAAAAGAAATAATTACGAAAGCTATTACATTTTTATCCCTAACTTATACTTGTTCAGCAAAGGAGTTACCAGCTATTATGGATGATTATCTGAATGATTGTAAGTAG
- a CDS encoding type 1 glutamine amidotransferase, with the protein MEIIIGWLYPKLMSTYGDRGNVITIQRRAQWRGYNVIVLPLDQDSTAEDIKSVDVIVGGGAQDRQQEIVMRDLQGAKAEAMRDKIEHGTPGVFTCGSPQLLGNYYEPAFGQRIEGLGILDLVSIHPGENTKRCIGNLVIEVTASRLAQEIEAMTGTKPYLVGFENHGGRTTLGQVEALGRVVYGLGNNGEDGTEGAFYQNAIATYSHGPLLPKNPFVADWLIQTALRLKYQQEIKLSPLDDTLAIQGREAMFKRLKVNSPSVAGVI; encoded by the coding sequence ATGGAAATTATTATTGGTTGGCTATATCCCAAGTTGATGAGTACCTATGGCGATCGCGGAAATGTGATCACTATTCAACGCCGCGCTCAATGGCGGGGGTATAATGTGATCGTATTACCCTTGGATCAAGACTCTACCGCTGAGGATATAAAATCAGTAGATGTAATTGTTGGTGGGGGCGCACAAGACCGTCAGCAAGAAATTGTCATGCGGGATTTACAAGGGGCAAAAGCGGAGGCAATGCGTGATAAAATCGAACATGGAACGCCGGGAGTTTTTACCTGTGGTTCTCCCCAATTGCTAGGAAATTATTATGAACCAGCCTTTGGACAAAGAATTGAAGGTTTGGGAATTTTGGATTTAGTTTCTATTCATCCTGGTGAAAATACGAAAAGATGTATTGGTAACTTAGTGATAGAAGTTACAGCTTCACGATTGGCACAGGAAATAGAAGCAATGACAGGGACAAAACCTTATTTAGTCGGGTTTGAAAATCACGGTGGCCGGACGACATTAGGGCAGGTGGAAGCTTTGGGGCGTGTGGTGTATGGTTTGGGGAATAATGGAGAAGATGGCACAGAAGGAGCGTTTTATCAAAATGCGATCGCTACCTATTCCCACGGGCCATTATTACCCAAAAATCCTTTCGTTGCTGATTGGTTAATTCAAACCGCGTTAAGGTTAAAATATCAGCAAGAAATCAAACTTTCCCCGTTAGATGATACCTTGGCAATACAGGGACGGGAAGCAATGTTTAAACGCTTAAAAGTGAATTCACCCAGTGTAGCTGGAGTTATTTAG